The Nothobranchius furzeri strain GRZ-AD chromosome 6, NfurGRZ-RIMD1, whole genome shotgun sequence genome includes a region encoding these proteins:
- the itgb2 gene encoding integrin beta-2 — MDILPLLLLLLVCRNGLCQQQEEVCAKSVINSCGDCIRTGPFCSWCKQLNFTKPGEQEAVRCDTKAQLVKKGCNIFEIIAPENNKTTIKDVPLSTLSSQQEPVQMSPQHVSLKLRPGLPETFTVSFSRAEGYPVDLYYLMDLSYSMKDDLNNVKGLGQDLFAALKKITKDATIGFGAFVDKTVLPYTNTNKEKLLKPCDENDQQCQAAFGYRHVLSLTSSQDDFKEKVSSQFISGNLDSPEGSLDAMMQATVCEKIIGWRNNSTRLLVLATDAGFHMAGDGKLAGILDPNDEQCHLENNLYTKSNEMDYPSVAQLAMQLEKNNIQPIFAVTENVKTVYDELSKMIPKSAVGVLSQDSGNVVDLIEKAYNKLSSKVTLTQDVLPDNIRVAYKPNCANPKQEGSNKGVCDNVRVGEKISFDVTVTADSCMDKEKSFIISPLGVKDRLNVTISTSCECQCNDPTQEKHAHCNNQGRINCGICSCLDGFVGQLCNCSIKDKDEQSLRASCRRHNGTECEGRGDCVCGRCNCHTTEKGSSYYGNYCECDDEHCEKFQNKQCAGNGQCKCGKCICNKNFQGSVCQCSGSTEGCQTENNSVCYGRGTCTCNQCECKEGYQPPHCQTCLGCPDPCQTKLNCIECLQFNSGPFQKNCSSACVNVSHTTVEKFTISSKECRQKDSEGCWITFKLEQLLGEDNYRAEILKQKDCPEPPDVTAIIGGSIAGVAFIGILLLMLIKLLIYMKDLKEYKKFENEKKKSRWAEADNPLFQNATTTVANPTFTGE; from the exons ATGGATATTCTCCCACtcttgttgctgctgctggtgtgcAGAAATG gtTTATGTCAACAACAGGAAGAAGTTTGTGCAAAGTCTGTGATCAACTCCTGTGGCGACTGCATCAGAACAGGGCCATTCTGCTCCTGGTGCAAACAGCTG AATTTCACCAAACCAGGTGAGCAGGAAGCAGTGCGCTGTGACACTAAAGCCCAGCTGGTAAAGAAAGGCTGCAACATTTTTGAAATCATCGCTCCTGAAAACAACAAGACAACGATCAAAGATGTCCCCCTGAGCACATTGTCGAGCCAACAGGAACCAGTCCAAATGAGTCCACAACACGTCAGCCTGAAGCTGAGACCAG GACTTCCTGAAACATTCACAGTTTCCTTCAGCAGAGCTGAGGGCTACCCAGTGGATCTCTACTATCTGATGGATCTGTCCTACTCCATGAAGGATGACCTGAACAATGTCAAAGGACTGGGGCAAGATCTATTTGCTGCCCTTAAAAAAATCACTAAGGATGCTACCATAG GTTTCGGTGCCTTTGTGGACAAGACAGTTCTTCCCTACACCAACACCAACAAAGAAAAGCTGCTAAAGCCGTGTGATGAGAATGATCAGCAGTGCCAAGCTGCCTTCGGATACAGACATGTACTCAGTTTGACCTCAAGTCAGGATGATTTCAAGGAAAAGGTGTCCAGTCAGTTCATCTCTGGAAACTTAGACTCTCCCGAGGGCAGTCTGGATGCCATGATGCAGGCCACCGTCTGTGAG AAAATAATCGGCTGGAGGAACAACAGCACTCGACTGCTTGTACTCGCAACAGATGCTGGATTTCACATGGCCGGAGACGGAAAACTGGCTGGAATTTTGGACCCCAACGATGAACAGTGCCATCTGGAGAACAACCTGTACACCAAAAGCAATGAGATG GACTACCCATCTGTTGCACAACTAGCTATGCAGTTGGAAAAAAACAACATTCAGCCTATATTTGCAGTGACAGAAAACGTGAAGACCGTGTATGAT GAACTCTCTAAAATGATTCCAAAATCAGCTGTGGGAGTCCTGTCACAAGATTCGGGAAATGTCGTTGACCTGATTGAAAAGGCCTACAAT AAACTCTCCTCCAAAGTCACGCTGACCCAGGATGTTCTTCCTGACAACATTAGAGTTGCCTACAAGCCAAATTGTGCTAATCCTAAACAAGAAGGCAGCAACAAAGGAGTTTGTGACAATGTTCGTGTTGGAGAAAAG ATATCCTTTGATGTTACCGTCACTGCAGACTCTTGTATGGATAAGGAGAAGTCCTTCATCATCAGTCCTCTGGGGGTCAAAGACAGACTCAATGTGACCATCTCCACCAGCTGTGAGTGTCAATGCAACGACCCCACCCAAGAAAAACATGCTCACTGCAACAATCAGGGCAGAATCAACTGTGGAATATGCAG CTGCTTGGATGGATTCGTGGGTCAGCTCTGCAACTGCTCCATTAAAGATAAAGACGAACAATCCCTGCGAGCATCCTGTCGGAGACACAATGGCACAGAGTGTGAGGGCCGAGGAGACTGTGTGTGTGGGCGGTGCAACTGTCACACCACAGAGAAAGGAAGTAGCTACTATGGAAATTACTGCGAGTGTGACGATGAACACTGTGAGAAGTTCCAGAATAAACAATGTGCAG gaaatggtcaatgcaaatgcGGTAAATGTATTTGTAATAAAAATTTCCAAGGCTCAGTCTGCCAGTGCTCGGGCTCTACGGAAGGCTGTCAAACAGAAAACAATTCTGTGTGCTACGGCCGAGGGACCTGCACATGTAATCAGTGTGAATGCAAGGAAGGGTACCAGCCCCCACACTGCCAGACGTGCCTCGGGTGTCCCGATCCATGCCAGACCAAACT GAATTGCATTGAATGTCTCCAGTTTAATTCTGGTCCTTTTCAAAAGAACTGTAGCTCTGCCTGTGTAAATGTTTCTCATACGACTGTGGAAAAGTTTACCATATCAAGCAAGGAGTGCCGCCAGAAGGACAGCGAGGGATGCTGGATCACCTTTAAACTGGAGCAGTTGCTTGGAGAGGATAACTACAGGGCTGAGATCCTGAAGCAGAAAG ATTGTCCGGAACCCCCTGATGTCACAGCGATCATAGGAGGTTCCATCGCTGGTGTGGCTTTCATTGGCATCCTGCTGCTGATGCTCATTAAGTTACTCATCTACATGAAAGACCTCAAAGAGTACAAGAAGTTTGAAAATGAAAAGAAGAAATCCAGATGGGCAGAG GCTGACAACCCCCTGTTCCAGAATGCTACCACCACTGTGGCCAATCCTACTTTCACTGGGGAATAA